The genomic region TCTTAGCCTCCCTCCCTGTCATTACACGGCATATAAATGCCAGTTTCATACCAAGGGTGCTCTGACTCAGCCTCTCTGGGTGCTCCCTAGAAATACGACTCCCATCCTGACTGCCACATGCAGCCTCCCACCCCTCTGTGGAATATAGAACCCCTATTTTTAGAGCTGGCGAGGCCTGTAACCCTGGGCTCGGCGCAAACTTTCATTTAAACAACCGCCCCTTGCAATCTGCCGAGTGCACACTGGAgggagagggtgtgtgtgtttgtgtgagcgaGAAAGAGTGGGAGACCAAATCCAAAAGGCAAAAGGAGGTAGAAACAGCTAGACAAAGAGAGCCAACAGTTTGAGTGATTCTGACGGGCTGTAAGGGCCTACAGTGGAGAGATTACAAGGACTGAGTCACTGAGTAATGGAACTTGACTGACAGGACAACAAACTAGTCCACCTGCTCGGCACTTGGGGCTATTGTTGGAAGATTGATCTCTGGATACGGCTTATAGAGGACCTTACTTCACTCTGAACTTTCAATACACTGGACAACTTGGTGACTGAAGAGAGCACGCGGGCGAAACCTAAGATTTCCGAGGACATACACTACAGCTTTGAGTAAGACCGGGATCAAATTCCTAATCTCTagatcattttaaaacactATGAAAGACTGAAACCAGTGTTTTATGATTTACAGAAATTATGATCTGTATGCTTACTTCATAGACCTCTGCAGCCAAGTAGAGACAttactttaaaacaacaaaaatcaaaaagatATCTCATTCAAGGCCCATCCTTTACGACTACAAGCTACTGTACAGACGTCTACATAACAGCGTATAAATGTGACTGGATCTAAGGCCCACCACGGTAATTACAAAGCAAGCTCAGGGAAGAATTACAGACATTTGTAATTAAGGACCATCTATAAAAGGCAACCAAAGGAAAGGGTGAGgtctgtgacaaaaaaaaagtgggcCTCAAGGACACCAAGACAGAGAACAGGACATCAAGAAACCAAGAAAAACAGCTGCTACTGGGAGACAACACATACCATGGATCCTCATGGCGGACACTACCTCAACAAAAAAGCTGTGCTGTCACCTTTAGGTGCAGCCCGAATTTGCCAGCTGCTACTCGGTTGCACCATAATTGCCCTTGTATCCCACAGTGCGGGCTACAGCGCAGACTATGGGACcttttgcatgtttgtgtggtGCTTCTGCTTCGCCGTCACACTGGTTGTGTTCACCTTGGACATCACACGCCTCCACGCATGCATGCCCATTTCCTGGGATAACTTTACTGTGGCGTTTGCCATGCTGGCAACGCTCATGTACATCACCGCCTCCGTGGTCTaccctgtttacttcctccaAACAGAGTGCCCTGATGAGAGCTGTGAAGTCCAAATCTACCGCATTGTTGTCACTGTCTGCTCCAGCGTCTGCTGCTTCCCCTACGGTGCTGAGGTGATTCTGACTCGAGCCAAGCCAGGAGCTGTGGTGGGTTACATGGCCACTGTGTCCGGTCTACTCAAGGTGGTCCAGGCTTTTGCGGCCTGCATCATTTTCGGGGCCCTGGCCCATGACAGCGAGTACAACCTCTACATCGCCACCCAGTACTGTGTAGTGGTGTACAGCCTGTGCTTCTCCATCACCGTTATAGTGATCATACTGACAGTTTCTGGGAGGACCTCTGCCCTGCGGTTCCCCTTTGATCGGTTCGTGGTTGTCTACACCTTCTTCGCCCTGATCCTCTACCTCAGTACTGCACTGATCTGGCCCATATTCAGCTTTGACAGGAAGTACGGCACCACTACTCGTCCTGAGGACTGCCCACGTGGAGAATGTCCCTGGGACAGTAAGCTGGTGGTGGCGGTGTTCACCAACGTCAACGTGATCCTGTATTTTGTTGACCTTGTTTACTCCCAGAGGATTCGCTTTGTCTCCAGCTCTGCTGCCTGAGAAACTTTCCCCCCTCAAGACTGCTTAGCCTCAGAGACAAATAAAGAAAGTTTGAGGCCTCATCCATCATACTCTCCACAGTCAGGTCTCTGTGAAGGACTCATTTCCTTGGATCCATAGATTCATGGTGTCGTATTtatgtgtgacattttttattatcagtATTCATCTAGAATTGAGCCTGTAGGCAGCAAAACTGACAGTATTACCCTATGCTATAAACTTAGAGGCCTTTTCCCAGTTCTGCGGTGACCTACCAGGGAGAGACTGCCGGGTGCGCCAATGAGCTGATCTCAGCAACTTTGTTCACAGAGGACCCTGGGAAGTATGTCCATCTCAGCACCCAACACATCCCTCTGCACCTGGTTCCTTTGGTGTTTGCACACAGGACAGACCTATGGGAGTGTGGGATAATGTTTAGAACATCAGAGCAGTGTTATGTCAGTCAGATGTatgtattaaaatgtatgtaaacaTACAGCTCATAGAGATGAATAGCTAATGTTAGGTCTACAGTTTGCACTGAACATAGCTTTTGGTTTCAGTTTAAccattttgttgcattttttccacattttgtcCTCATATGTGCCAAAAGTTGAAGTTCATTAGGCTTTTCTGACATCCATTGAATGTTAAATGTATCTGATACATTCATTTTTGAAGGCGAAATTTTGACAAAAGTATTAATTTTTCACTTTACTTGGGATAAGCACAATCATGTAGTGTAATAACTCTCCTTTTGCTATATTTCTGAAATTCTGATATGTTCCATGTTCAATAAAATATCGAACAGgatgttttgtctgtctttttttaaaaatctttaccCTTTACTGCATGAACTAACGTGAGGTCTTAATTGATATGTGAACCTTTAACTTGCCACTTTCAGAAGACAGAAGACTGCTCTAtcacacagtgaaataaatcaTTTGTTTATTGGCTAAGGATCAAATCAAAATTGAAATTGGTCTACAGTTATGTTGATTGTTAAAGTACATTTGATTCATAGCctgattaaatcaaataaacattTCAATATTTGATAGTATCCTGTACCCTTTACTTTGTATGAAGTAATGTTAGGTCTTAATTGATATGTGAACTTTTACTCTCCACTTTCAGAAGACCGAAGACTCCTCTATTACACACTTTGACATCATAAATCTGGTTTGTTTATTGGCTAGGGTTCAAATCAAAATTGAAATTGGTACAGTTATGTTAATTGCTAAAGTACATTTGATTCATGGCctgattaaatcaaattaacattttaatatttgataGTGCACCAGAGTCATTTATAAATCTATTAAATTACATGTTATcttgacagtgtcagaaaacagtTTCCTGAAAAGCATGTTTGTTGGGTTCCTGAGCTGCCAAACCAAATTGGTGAAATCTTTAGCCGCTAACTTATCAGTGTCAAGTGCATTGCTTTAAAACAATCTCTGCTTCATACCCACCCCgatgaccctgatgaaggccacaagctgaaatatgtctgtctaATGATAAAGTTGTTCTATAGCTAATGCTACAAGTGTAATGGGAGTTTTACCTCTTAAGACTGTCTTCAATTCTCCATGCATCTTGAAAGAAGTTGAAGTTGTGCCGGATGTTCCTACTCTGCCTCCTGAAGTGTAGGGTAAGATGGGCAAAATTCTCCCTCCCCTAACCCCTCTCCTaaccaatagatggcactaaatctaCTATCAACACATGCATTTAATGGCTTTGCTCTTGTGAATTGTGACAATTCATTTGGATTCTTGCATTCTTAAGATTTATTCCACCACAACCATTTCAGGGGGAAACCTAATCTCATTTTTTTTGGTCAATGGATAATTGTGATCCATGTTTCATATCAAGTTATACATAACAAGCTTTgatacaaattacaaattacattttctaatacaccagaggatccacaataGGATATTATcgtgatacaatattattgcgatttaaatatgttgcaatatgctgattgtttggataaaatatattgtgatatattgaaatttattattattacttttgtcAATTAtgaattatgtccccaaaggaaaactttttttttcagtaaaatgtatctagtggacagAAAAAGCAATTAATTATATTATCCTAGTAGGCTACCTGAAGTCTTATTTGTCTtcgtaatattaataatttatataataaatatatatagctTGTGTATATGTGCATAGTTTGGGTGCATGTACGTTTGTGTATAGTTTGACAAAGCAAAACATATCTGTATACATACAACATATcataatttaatatattatcaTAGGTTTAGGAGAATGAATTATTGCACATGCTTTCTAGTGATGGGGAGCTACATAATTGACTATTATTAATACATAGAGAAGGGGTGGGAATAACAAGTTTgtacttcctcccactccttttgGACATCTAATCAAATCAGtatgttgttttcagttttcaggcTTCCTTTAGTAACTATTTTTATGTATGTCTACCACTGTATGgctattttgtttatttgctactTAAAAATTAGCTATTCCACCAACAGTGTGTTGGTTTGTGCATCATAATGCTAAACTCATATccaaataatttttaattttacattaaattatGTTCTTATGGGGGGCGTCTTCCTCCATCTTACCCCATTTGGTAGACATAAATGAACAACATAAATAGCTATGACATGGAGTTGCTCAGTGGAGTTACtcaagataaaaacacaaactatatTACTTACTCCAGGCTGGTAACTGGGCTACAGGTTGGCTGTCTGGGTCAGGCTaatttgtttgtctctcttCCCAGTAAATAGCCTCCACCAACAACTTTTCTCCCCCAGAGCACAACCTGATGCAACTGGCTTTCCGGCATTAAAGACCCCGCCCCAAAGTTATGCTATCCCTGCTGTGATTGGTCGAACTTGTGACGTATTGACCAAACCTGTACGCTGATTGGCTCTGTCGCTCGTCAGTTAAGTGTATCTCCGCAGGTACAGTAGAGCGCTAGACAACCGCTCTGGCCACGTTGACATGTCGTAATTTCAGGTGTTTCGGTTAGGCGGTTGCTGTTTCGGTCGGTCAGTCGGTCAACTTAGGAGCTCTTCAGTTTACCCGTAAGTGTTTTCTGAACGAATGTGTTTACTGTACAACAACATGGCTGCCCCCACTGTGTGTTAACGAATGTCGTTCACTTTGCTTCATAAGGAAGTAAGAGTTTGTTTACTACTAACTAACTTAAAGGACAACATACCCAGAGATGTAAAGAGGCTACACGCTGCACATGAGTTGTTAAACGTAGAAAATGATTAGTTTGTGTTGAAATGAAATGGATTAATCACTGTTAAAGTTTTCAactctgtccacacacacacatacacacacacacacacaggtaggaTGAGTGTGGGTTTCATAGGAGCAGGCCAGCTGGCCCACGCTCTGGTGAGAGGCTTCACAGCTGCAGGTGAGTTTTGAATCacactttcaaatgttttttaggACTATTATTCAAATCTGACTTGTGTTGTTGATGtatgttgattgcaatcagacACTGAAATGACTTCTGGACATTTTGTCCCCTTCAAGGCGTGATTGCCACCCACAGAATCACAGCCAGTTCCCCAGACACAGATCTCCCCACAGTGCAGGGACTGCGGGTGGGTAGACAAATGGGGATCAATATTGCACTCCACCTGTGATTCTGTTAAATTCTGAATATGTTTGTGGGGTTTTCAAAGAATAAAGAAATACTTTGCTTGCATGTTATGAATTCCTATTTATAGTATAAGCTTACCTCTGTCCACCAAAGTACTAAAAGATGTCTTTTGTGCTTCTTGTACAGAAACTGGGTGTCAATTTCACCACCAGCAACAAAGAGACAGTGAGCAAAAGTGATGTTCTCTTTTTGGCTGTGAAGCCCCACATCATCCCTTTTGTACTGGATGAGATTGGACCAGACATCGAAGATCGTCACCTtattgtgtcctgtgctgcggGTGTCACCATCAGCTCTATAGAGAAGGCAAGTCATAGTTATCTGTATTCCCATGTTACTAACTGAACACAGGTTGATAATAGCACACCTGGTCAATATGACAAaatcaaatacacatttttcactTAATACTAAGTCATAATACATAATCTGGGAGTATTGGCGTTACTGCATGTACAGTGTTTAACCTAAATGAAAGTCAGTTTTGCTTTAAAGCTGCCTGTGAAGCCAGAAAAATGCATTATTCAAACTTTAATTTTGTgattatcacatttttttaaaaagcgaAGTGTACCGCAAATCACTGGCTATGTTAGCCTTATGCACAATCTGTATTTGAATTGGTATCTGTGCGCGTATTTATCTTCAGTTTGCTGTTATGCACTGTAGTAATAGCTCTCTGTGGTAGATCTAGTACTAGACTATCATTTCACtgctgtgtattttttattcttttgtttaatttttctgCATATATTCTCTGTCccttttgtgtatctgtgtttttgtatgcattGTGTAAAAAGCCACTGGGTGCCTCAATTTCCCTTGGGACTattatctatccatctatctatcccAGATGATATGTAATTTTGTATGACATGGTattaatcatgtttttatcCAGATGTTGGCTAATGCTTGTGAAATACTGGcttcactgtttattttaactTGAGGTTCTCACTGTATTTCTGGGCTCACACATTGCAAACCCTCGGGCACAACCGTCACATGTTGTAACATGACATTGGTTAGCTGCCTGAACTTGAGACACCCCTGTCCATTTAATGCAGCCTAAGATATCTTATCTCAAAGCAAATGAAATGTCAACTATTGGATAGTGGATAAACTTTGATCTGTGTTAGTAACTGTAAATTAACTACATTGCTATCCGTTACAGAAGCTGCAGCAGTATCGTCCTGATCCAAAGGTAATGCGTGCAATGACAAATACTCCAGTGGTGGTGCGGGAGGGGGCAACTGTGTACGCCACGGGCACCCATGCACAAGTGGAGGATGGAAAGCTTCTAGAGCAGCTGATGGCCAGTGTGGGATACTGCACTGAGGTGGAAGAGGACCTGATTGACGCTGTCACAGGCCTCAGCGGCAGTGGTCCTGCTTACGTGAGTCATTTATATCATGTCCAGcgtgttttaaaatgttgcctTACCTGTAGCAATTGTGATAAATCAGTCATGTGGTTGTTCTCCCTCGTTTCATTATGTTAACAATTATGATTGTGGCTTTGCAGGCGTTCACAGCTGTAGATGCTCTTGCTGATGGTGGAGTTAAAATGGGCCTGCCCAGGAGATTGGCTGTACGCCTTGGAGCCCAAGCTCTGCTGGTATTACCtgttatatttaaacaaatttatGTTCTACAAGCTTTATTTGCCTTAGCTATGGCCATAACATTCTTCATTTGTtctaataaacatttaaatttgcaTTGTCCCTGTAAAATCTATAGATCCAGATACAGTTGTGCCTGTTGTTGGCTGCAGTCTGTCTTGATTTTTCTCTACACACAGTCTGAATGTACagcatctttttaaaaaatacaggtTCAATGTGACATAATGAATACTGTGTTTGTCTAACGTGCATCTCCCTGTGTGTTTCTTTCAAGGGGGCTGCTCGAATGCTGCTAGATTCAGAGCAGCACCCTGGCCAGCTCAAGGacaatgtgtgttcaccagGGGGCGCCACTATCCACGCCCTGCACGTCATGGAGAGCGGGGGCTTCCGCAGCCTCCTCATCAATGCTGTAGAGGCCTCTTGCGTTAGGACCAGGTAGGTTGACAACAAAAGTGtcagacaaacaaactaacaaatcATATTTCCTGTCACAGGGTCACACAAGAAATGCTTTTAAGTTAATTGTTCTATTTAAATGGCCAAAGGGTGATATATTTCTTTACAAGTTTATATTTCAGACAGTAGATGGAGCTATATGCAAATAATGTTACAATGAGAGTTTGTCCTCTGGTTGTAAGTTACCTAGTGATAGGATTGATATTACACCCAGATACTGTGCTGTGCTGAATATGTATGTTGCATACTAGGTTGTAAATGCCTCTGTGTTCCCGCCCCTTCTCTAAAAAGGGAGCTTCAGTTTTTGGCCGACCAAGAGAAAATCTCCCCAGCTGCCATAAAGAAGACAACTCTGGACAAAGTGCTGCAGCAGCCAGGAGTGACTCCAGAGGCAGTCGGAGTCAGATCTCATGGGATCAGTTTGTTCAGTAACAGTAACCAGAGGACCAAGAAGaagtgatctttttttttttgtcaggctttgaaacagcacattttaatataccgtaaaacttcaattaatagcctgcTTATTTATTATtggcttaaatcactgaaatcaacaggcctatatatGGGACAGACGTTAATTCCTTTCAGACAAAACGGTTGCTCTGCAAAAATTGggaaatacaataaaattgtTTAtataaaccagtatgaatattacttgtttaaaaattaggcttcagacaatatatcaattatgaatcattttttTGATCCAGCTCTGATAGACAGCacatcagacagagagagagtgacagcactcgaggattacgggaaccgacacaacaccactttatcctgttaaaacaatactcgtaacttggcttaattttttaagaaaaacagattcagattcttatgatctgaggacccttatggactagaagaatatgaataacttgcagggtaatcgaggaatggacacataatttgaggtggCCGTTATTTGTCCAGGccagtaaaagggactgggcatttaattgaagttttatggtatgtCACATCAGTGAGGAGGCAGGATATGCTGTGAATAAACCACTACTGGCAGGTGATTTTTGGAACATAAGATAACAAAGTGGATTTATTCCTAGATTTTAAAATAAGCTAAATGTTGGATGATGCTGTAAAAACGGCACGAGCCATATTTCTTCTTGTAATGAAATGCCTTTACTTTCTCAGGCTAGATAAGACTAGAGTAATAATGCCAATACCTGTGTTTGATACAGAGTTATGAATCTTATTGCAGTCAGTCTTTCTGATTGGGGAAGTTAGGTTGACTAAATAACAATGCAATTCAGTGGTATGCAGTGAAGCAGTGAGCTCTGCGGTACGTTTTTAAATGGTGTTACAGTTATGTTTGTAGTTGTATTTGTGTAATCTCAACATCATGTTAAAAATTGTACTTTAAAG from Epinephelus moara isolate mb chromosome 18, YSFRI_EMoa_1.0, whole genome shotgun sequence harbors:
- the LOC126405783 gene encoding myeloid-associated differentiation marker-like protein 2, yielding MDPHGGHYLNKKAVLSPLGAARICQLLLGCTIIALVSHSAGYSADYGTFCMFVWCFCFAVTLVVFTLDITRLHACMPISWDNFTVAFAMLATLMYITASVVYPVYFLQTECPDESCEVQIYRIVVTVCSSVCCFPYGAEVILTRAKPGAVVGYMATVSGLLKVVQAFAACIIFGALAHDSEYNLYIATQYCVVVYSLCFSITVIVIILTVSGRTSALRFPFDRFVVVYTFFALILYLSTALIWPIFSFDRKYGTTTRPEDCPRGECPWDSKLVVAVFTNVNVILYFVDLVYSQRIRFVSSSAA
- the pycr1a gene encoding pyrroline-5-carboxylate reductase 1a, producing the protein MSVGFIGAGQLAHALVRGFTAAGVIATHRITASSPDTDLPTVQGLRKLGVNFTTSNKETVSKSDVLFLAVKPHIIPFVLDEIGPDIEDRHLIVSCAAGVTISSIEKKLQQYRPDPKVMRAMTNTPVVVREGATVYATGTHAQVEDGKLLEQLMASVGYCTEVEEDLIDAVTGLSGSGPAYAFTAVDALADGGVKMGLPRRLAVRLGAQALLGAARMLLDSEQHPGQLKDNVCSPGGATIHALHVMESGGFRSLLINAVEASCVRTRELQFLADQEKISPAAIKKTTLDKVLQQPGVTPEAVGVRSHGISLFSNSNQRTKKK